CGTGCCACCGCCAAGGGTGCGCTGCGCGGTTTCGTCGCGCACGATGAAATGATCGTTGCGCAAGACCAGCAGCGGTTCTTCCAAAGTGATTTGGCAATAGACCGATTCCTTCGGTTCGGCTTTTTCTTTCGCACCGAGCTGCACGATTTTGCCCAAACGCTCGGCGGCGCCCATGTGAATGCGCACGCGCTGATGATTTTTGATGCCCTTGGCCGCTGCCGGGCGCACTTCGAGAAAAGCATCGAAGCGGTCGGACGTCAGCGCGAGCTTCTCGTGACAAATCACTTGGCCGCGCTCAATCGACGCGCGCTCCGGCCCGGTAAGATTCATCGCCACACGCTGGCCCCAGCCGGCTTTCTCCATCGAGTTGTTGTGCACCTGCAGGCTGCGCACGCGAAACAAAGCGTCCCCCGGCAAGCAGCGCACCTGCTCGCCGACTTTGACCTCGCCGCTGAGCGCCGTGCCGGTGACGACGACACCGTGACCTTGCAAGACAAAGGCTCGGTCCACCGGCAAGCGAAAGTAGCCGGAGGGCGCGGCTTTACTGCCGCTCTTTAGAATCTGCAAAATTCGCGATTTCAGCTCGTCGATGCCCAAGCCCGTGACCGATGACACGGCGACCTTCGGCGAATTTTCCAAAGTCGTCCCAAGGGTGAGAATGTCAATTTCCTCTTCCACTTCAGCGATGCGCGCCGGCGGCACGAGATCGGCTTTGGTGATGACGAAGATCGCCATCTTCACGCCGAGCAGATGGACGATGTCAAGATGTTCTTCGGTCTGCGGCATGACGCCGTCATCGGCGGCAACGGTGAAAAGAACCAGGTCGATGCCGTGGGCGCCGGCCAGCATGTTTTTGATAAAGCGCTCGTGGCCCGGGACATCGACGATGCCGGCCGAGATGCCATCCGGCAGATCGAGATGGGCGAAGCCGAGATCGATCGAGATGCCGCGTTCTTTTTCTTCCTTCAACCGATCGGTGTCAGTGCCGGTGAGAACTTTGATCAGGCTGGTCTTGCCGTGGTCGATGTGGCCGGCAGTGCCGATAATGTAGGGCATGGGTCAATTCAAAATTAAAAATCAGAAATTCAAAAACTCGGTCAACTGAATTTTGGCACGAGATTTTTGGGTTCGAAGATAGTTCTCAAATCCAGCAGGAAGCGGTCGTCTTTGATGCGGCCGATGATCGGTGGGTTGGCGCTGCGGAACTTTTTCGCGATCGCGGTGGCGTTGAGTTTGTTATGTTCGATGGTGATCGCCACCGTCGGCAGCTCCTCTGTCGGCAATGCGCCGCTACCGATCTGGGCCGTGGAATTTTCTAAGCTGAGGCGAAATTCGCCGCCCAGGACGGCTTGCAGTTTGGGCAAGACAGCCTCACCCATGGCGCGGATTTCACCCACCGGTCTCGTGAACGCGCGCAGCGTCGGGATGACTTTCGTGATATCCGGCGCTTGGCGGTAGAGCCGCAGCGTCGCTTCGAGCGACGCCAGCGTCAGCTTGCCGCAGCGCAGCGCGCGCTGCAGATGGTTCTTGTTCATTCTTTCGATGAATTGCTTCTTGCCGACCATCAGCCCTGCTTGCGGCCCGCCGAGGATTTTGTCGCCGCTGAACGTGACCACGTCGGCGCCCATTTGAATGCGCTCGGAAACCAGCGGTTCTTTAGGCAGGCCGTGCTTGCTGAGATCGATTAGCGCACCGCTGCCTAAATCTTCCATCACCGGCAGGTTATGCTTCTTGCCGATGGCGACCATCTCTTCGAGTGAAACTTCGGCGGTAAAACCGACAACTTTGTAATTGCTGGTGTGAACTTTCAGTAAGAGCGCGGTCTTCTCGTTGATCGCGTTCTCATAATCCGCCGGATGAGTGCGATTGGTCGCGCCGACTTCTTTGAGAATCGTGCCGCTCTTGGCCATGATTTCGGGGATGCGAAAGGCGCCGCCGATTTCGATCAGCTCGCCGCGCGAGACGATCACTTCCTTTTTGTCGGCAAGCGTGTTTACGCCAAGCAGCACTGCGGCAGCATTGTTGTTGACCACCGTAGCGGCTTCCGCGCCGGTCAGATCGACTAATAAGTTCTGCAACGTCTCTTCGCGCCGCCCCCGTTTACCCGCGGCGAGATCGTACTCTAGATTGACGAAATTCCCGGCAACCGCGGTCATCGCTTCGATAGCAGGCTGAGAAAGCAATGCGCGACCCAAATTGGTGTGCAAGATTGTCCCCGTTGCGTTAATGACCCGGATGTGACCGGGGCGAGAATCAGCCGCAATTATCAGCTCGACACGGTCCAAGACTGCGCCGTCATCGATCGCTGGATTCTTTGCCTGGCGAATCTGCGCACGCAAGTCATCGAGAACGTCCCGACATTTTTGCGTGACGTATTCACGGTTAAACCGTGTCAGCAAAACTTCGCAGCGCGCGTGCTTAAGCAAGCGATCGACGGAGGGAAGCTCGCGCAGGAGATTGGATGCGGGTTCGGGCATGTGGACTCTAGAGTGGTAAGAAAAAGACCTGGGTTAACGTATCCTCGGGCTCAGCTGCTTTAGCGACAAGTTCCAAATCGTCGATACATTGTCGAATCATGCGCTCAGCTGATGCGAGTCGATAACACCATAAAACTCGAGACCTTTAAGTTGCCGTTCCTTGGCCTCGACGAGTAAAGCGAGTCTTCACAGCTTCAACGCGCGCGAGCCGTCGCTCTATCTCATCATCAAGGACCGTCTTATGATCCCAATAATAAGCCAATGCCGAATAGATCTGCCCCATGCTCAGATGCGGATGCTGAAAGTGCAATTCTTCCGGGCTCCAGCCATAGGCTAAGTGATCCAAGACAAGCTCGACAACTTTGATTGAGGTGCCGGCGATCATCGGCACCTGCGAGTCGTTTAGGATGATGTGTTCGTATCTCGTTGCAGCGACCAAGATTGACTCCTCCTTACAGTTTGTCCAAATTCTACGTCTTCCGAGCGTGTCATGCAAAGGCGATCTTTCACTCTTCACTATCAAACGGTTGCCTTTCGCTGCGCTCTCGTTGACCCTCAATCCACTATCGGATAATTCATTTTTGGTTTATTGTCCGGATCGATAGGAGAGAAAGTCATGTCACTCAGCTTCGAAGAAAATGAAATGCTCACCCGCGTTGGCAAAGGCACGCCGGGCGGCGAAATGTTGCGCCGGTACTGGCATCCGATCGGCTTTACCAAGGAATTGAAAAATCGGCCGGTGCGCCGGCCCCTGCGGCGAAGATCTCGTCTTGTTGCGCTGGGTGCCAGGTGAATTTCGCGTCAACTGACGACCGGCGAAGTGAGGGCGGCGACCAGCCGGTCGCCCCTCCATCAATTTGGAATCTGTAATTTGAAATTTGGAATAACCCCGCATGGCATTTTCCGACCTAAGAACTTTCATCGACGGCGCCGCCAAAATCGGCGAGCTAAAGAAAATCGACGGCGCCCACTGGGACCTTGAAATCGGTTGCCTAACCGAGTTGATGGCCGAACAGGACGGCCCGCTGTTACTCTTCGATAATATCTCCGGTTATCCCAAAGGCTTTCGCATCGCCACCAACGTGCTCGCCTCGGCGCGCCGCTTCGCGCTTGCTCTGGGTTTGCCGCACGACGCGCCGAAGATCGAGATCCTGAGAACCTGGCGCAACAAGATTCGCGACTTGAAAGGCTTCGCGCCCGTGGAAGTTTCCACCGGTCCGCTGACGGAAAATATTCTCGAAGGCGAGCGCGTCGACCTGGAAATTTTCCCGACGCCCAAGTGGCACGAGCACGACGGCGGCCGCTACATCGGCACCGGCGACATGGTGGTGATCAAAGATCCCGACAGCGGCTGGGTCAACGTCGGAACTTATCGCTCGTGCATCGTCGGCAAAGATCGCGTCACGCTGTGGATCATCGAGCAAAAGCACGGCAAGCAGATCGCGCGCAAATACTGGCAGAAAAAACAACCCTGCCCCATGGCCATCGTCTTCGGCTGCGAGCCGGCGACCTGGATGGCCGCGCCGTCTGCTGCCAAAGCCGGCGTCAGCGAGTACGAATACGCCGGCGCTCTGCGCGGCGTGCCGCTGGAACTGTTCAAGCTGCCGCTCACCGGCCTGCCGGTGCCGGCGACCTCCGAGATTGTCGTCGAAGGCGAGATGCCGCCGCCGGAAGAAGAGACGCACAAAGAAGGCCCCTTCGGCGAATGGCCGGGCTACTACACCCATAGCGGCGAAGAGTGCGTCGTGCGCGTGAAAAGAATTTATCACCGCAACGATCCCATTTTACTTGGCAACCCGCCGCTGTTGCCGATCACCGAGCGCTACGGCATCCCGCTCTTCGCCGCGCGCATCTGGGACCATCTCGAACAATCCGGCGTCACCGACGTCCAAGGCGTCTGGTGCCATTGCCATACGCTAATGGTCGTCGTCTCAATCAAGCAGCGCTTCGGTGGCCAGGCGATGCAAGCGCTGACGGCGATCGCCGGCATGTTCACCGGCGCCAGCATGTATCGCTATTACGTCGCCGTCGACGACGACATCGACCCGGTGGATTTGAAACAGGTCATCTGGGCCATGTGCACCCGCGTCGACCCCAGTGAATCGGTAACAGTGTTAAAATCGTGGACCTCTGACTTGGACCCGCGCCTGCCGCCGGAAAAGCGCGAGCGCGGCGACTTCACCATGGGCCGCATGCTAATCGACGCCTGCAAACCGTTTCACTGGCGCGAAAAATACGCACTCGCCAACAAGTTCAGCAGCGAAAAGCGCGAGGAGATCTGGGAGAAGTGGGCGGCAAAGCTAGGGTTGAAGTAAGATCCGACCGATCAACGCCACACGCCGGTTGACGCGCGCCGCGGCAACCACTATGGTCAGCCGAAAAAGGAGATGCTCCCATGGACAAAGTCAATTTCCCCTATCGCTCGGACACTCACCTACCGTTTTTACACGTCGTCCACCATTCAGGCTCCTGGGCCAAGCATGGCCTGGAAGTGAACTACGATTGTGAAATCACCTCGGACGACTCGCACAAGAACGTCGCCAACGGCACCATCGAATTCGTCGGCGGCAATCATCTCTCTCCTTACATCCGCCGGCCTGCGGGCGACAAGTGGGTGTACCTCGGCCAGACGGTTAGCATGTTGAACCACCGATTAGTCGTGCGCGCCGACTCGGGCATTAACAAGATTTCCGATCTCAAAGGCAAGACCGTCGCAACCAAAGGCAAACACCCGGGGTTGAACACCTGGTTGTTCATCAAACAAGCAGGCTTGCTCCAAGACTGCCACGTTGAAAAAGCCAAGGGCAGCGCCTTTCATTGGGAAGAAGTGCGCGACGGCAAAGCCGATGCTGCATTCGTAACGCCGCCGGCCGATATTCTCTCCAAGCGCGCCGGCTTGAAAGTCATCGATGTGCCGTTCCTGCCGATGGTGTGGTTCACAACGGTTTCCAGCGGCGCTGGCTTCGTCGAGAAACGTCCCGACATCGTCGACAAGATGCTGCGCGGCATCTGCGAAGGCATCGCCTACTTCAAAAACCACCGCGCCGAATCTATCAAGATCATCAAGGACAAGTACAAGGCCGAAGGCGACATGGACGATGAGACGGCCACGCATCTCTACGAAGATCTCGCGAAAATCTTGCAGGCAAAACCCTATGCCACGATCCCGGCGATCTCCAACGTCTACGAGATCGCCATCGAGCAGGATCGCGCCGCAGAAAAATGCGACCCCATGGCGCTGTGGGATTTTCACTATCTGCGCCGCATCGACGATAGCGGGTTTATCGATAATTTGTATCGGACATAAAACCAACGTCTAGCGTCTAGGGTTTAGCGTCTGGCGTTTGCGAGCCCGAACGCTAGACCCTGGACGGCAAACCCCAAACGCCCATGATCGCTCCCCAACTCGGCGTCAGAATGTCTCCAGACGACGCCACGGCTTACATCGCTGCACTGAATAGAAAAGTCCTTCTACGCTGGAAAGAACGCGTCACCGACGGCCCGTTCATGCGGCCGTTTCTTGACGGCAAGCTGCCCATGTCGGCGATCAAACTATTCTTCAAAAACTGGGGTAACTTCACGGTCGAGATCAACACGCTGGTGTCGGTTTCCTATCACAAGCACATTGGATTCTTTAAGCGCCATCCCGATTTGATGGGTCCCCTAGGCGTCAAAATCGCCGACGAGTTCATTCATCCCCAACCACCGGGGCATGTACTGGTCATGCTGCAAACCGCCGAAGCGCTCGGCCTCACGAAAGAAGAGATTTTGCGCACACCGATGCTGCCGGAGTGCCGCGCCATCCTCGACTTCAAGCGCCAGCTCATGTGGGAAGGCACGGTCGCTGAGTGGTGGTTCTCGATGATGACCGAAGAACCGATCGGCTACTGGTCGGCGATGTGGGGTAAAACCTTGACGCAAAGATATGGCTTCACAAAACAGCAAGCGGTTTACTTCAAGACCCACGAAGAAGCCGACTTAAAAGAACATGAAGACGGCGTCATGGGCCACGCCACTTTCAACAAAATGGTCATGCAGCGCATCTTGGAAGACGGCTACGCCGACTGCCGCGAAGGATATAATTTAGAATACTGTGCCCTGGCGGCGGTGGACCTCTATGGCGTAATGCACCGCGCTGCAGCGGAACTTGCATAAGAAAGGCGGAATTATGAAAGCGGAATTATGAAGGACAGACCGAAGCTCGCCGCTAGGGCCCAGCTTCATCCTTCCGCCTTCATCCTTCATACTTTTTCACTATGACCCCATCCAACCACGATCTCCGTGCATTCTTAAACGAAGTCGACAAAATCGGCGAGCTGCGCCGTATCTCTGGCATCCCGTGGGACAAAGACATGGGCGGGCTCGTCGAGATGATTTTGGAGCGCAGCAAAAATCCGCCGGCGATGATCTTCGACAAAGTTCCCGGCTCGCGCCAGGACATGGAGATTCTTTGCAGCCAAATCGATACGCTACCGCGGCTAGCGATCGCCATGGGCACGGACCCGAAACTCAGCCTCACCGATTTCATCCAGGCTTGGCGGCGCAAGATTCGCAACTTCGAGCCGGTGCCGGCGCAGTTCGTCAAAGAGGCGTCGATCTTCGAAAACTGCATCGACAAAAACATCGACCTGGAAGCCTTTCCGATCCCGCGTTGGCACGAAGAGGACGGCGGCCGCTACATCGGCACCGACGATCTGGTCATCACCGAAGATCCCGAAGAACACTGGATCAATGCCGGCACCTACCGCGTCATGTTGCAGGGCAAAGACGCCGTGGCGTTGTATATTTCGCCGGGCAAACACGGCCGCGTGCAGCGGCAAAAGTATTTCGACGCCGGCAAGCCCTGCCCGGTTGTCATGTCCTTCGGCCACCATCCAATTTTGTTTCTCGCCGCCTGCACCGATGTGCCGGTGAAAATGAGCGAGTTCGACTACGCTGGCGGCGTGATCGGCGAGCCGATTCAAATGGTCAAAGGACCGCTCACCGGCTTGCCGATTCCGGCCTACTCGGAAATCGCCATCGAAGGCGAAATGGTTCCCGGCGAAAATTTGCCAGAGGGCCCGTTCGGCGAATGGCCCGGCTACTACGCCAGCGCGACGCGGCCCGAGCCGGTGGTGCGCATCAAGGCGCTGTATCATCGCAACCACCCGATTCTCTGCGGCGAACCGCCGCTGCGACCGTCGGCGGGTCAAGGCTTTCACCGGTCGATCCAACGCTCGGCGTTGATTTGGAATGCGCTCGAAGACGCCGGCGTTCCCGACGTGCATGGCGTGTGGCTGCACCCGGGCGCCTATCGATTTTTTTCGATTTTGAAAATCAAACAGCGCTACCCCGGTCACGCCAAACAGGCGGCATTGATCGCGAGCCAGTGCCGTCCCGGCGCCTATCTGGGTCGCTACGTAGTGGTTGTCGACGACGACATCGATATCTACAACCCCGACGATGTCATCTGGGCCATCGGCACGCGCTCCGAGCCGGAGAACATCGACATTCTGCGCCGCTGTTGGAGCGGCCCCCTCGACCCGGCGATCCCGCGCGAGCGCAAGGGCTTCAACTCGCGCGCGATCATCGACGCGACGCGGCCCTACGAGTGGAAAGACAAGTTTCCGCCGGTAAACGCGGTGAGCGATCAACTGAAGGCGGAGTTGGATAAGAAGTACGCGACGCTATTGAAGGATATGATCCGATAATCGCGTTGCGAGGAGGCACGCAATGAAGCGAAATCTCGCCCTCTTTGCCGGGTTGCTATTGGCAAGCTTACCCTCTCTCGCCCACCCCCAAACCTCACTCTCCAATGTTATCCTCGGCCACAGCGGCAGCACCGGCTCGCTGGGCAATCTGCGCCGCATCATCGAGCGGGAGAAACTGTGGGAAAAGCACGGCCTCAGCGTCAAGAGCGTCTATTTCGGCAGCGGCGGGGTTTTGACCCAGGCGCTCGCCGGCGGCAACATCGCCGGCTCGGAATCCGAAGTGCCGGGCATGTTAAACCTCACGGTGTCCGGCGTCCTCGACGCAAAGCTCCTCACGGTGACGATCAACAAGATCGAGCATGTCTTCGTCGTGCGCAAAAACATCGCGAAGAACGACGATCTCAAAGGCAAGAAACTCGCCGTCAGCCGTTTCGGTTCGGCCTCCGATACCGTCACGCGCCTGGTGCTGAAATCCTGGAAAATCGATCCCGAAAAAGAAGTGATCTTGCTGCAATCCGGCAACACGCCGACGCGCATGTCGGCCCTTGCAGCAGGCCATGTCGACGGCGCGCTGGTGAGCCCGGAGAGCATTCACAAGATCCTAGCATCGGCCTGCTGCCGGATTCTTTTCGATCTCTCCGAGCTGCCGATGGACTATGCCCGCTACGGCTACGTCTTTCCGACCGCATGGATTAAATCGAATCGCGACGTGCTGCGCCGCCTACTCATGGCATACTTGGAAGGCATCGCAATTTTTCGCACCCGTCCCACGGCCGCCTTCGCGGCTCTTGAAGACGACGGCATCAAAGACCCGGCGGTGCAAAAAGATATCTACGAGCGCTCGCTAAAACATGTGCGCGAGTATCCAATACCAGAGCCCAATGGAGTGCAAAACGTACTCGAATCATTGCCCCATCCAAACGCCAAAACCAGCAAACCGGCCCAGCTCATCGACACCAGCGTCTTGGAAGAAATCCGAAAATCTGGTTTCATCGATAAACTCTACGGGCGGCCAAGTTAAATAAGTTGCGAGGAGAAAAATGTTCCGATCGTTCCGAATCAGAGTTCTTGCCGTAGTCGTCACCGCGCTGATTTGCGCCAATGCCCATGCCCAAACCAATCAAGTCGTCATCGGCTACAGCGGCACCGGATTGACCACCGATCTGCGCAAGCTCATCGACCGTGAAAATATTTGGGAGAAGCACAACCTGAGCGTCAAGTCGGTTTATTTCAACAGCGGCTCGCTGATGAGCCAGGCAATGCTCGGCGGCAGCATTACCGCGTCGGACTCCGACGTGCCTGCAGTTATGGTCCTCACGGTCGCCGGCATCATCGACGCCAAGTTGGTCGCCGTCAGCATCAATCGGCTCGAGCATTACTTCGTCGTGCGCAAGAACATTACCAAGGCCGAAGACCTCAAGGGCAAGAAGGTCGCCGTCAGCCGGCTGGGCTCTTCGTCCGACATGGTCACGCGCATGGTGCTCAAGCAATGGAAGATCGATCCGGAAAAAGAGATGACTTTCCTGCAGGCCGGCAACACGCCGACGCGCCTGTCGGCTCTCAGTAGCGGCCACGTCGACGCCGCGCTGATCGGCCCGGATAACGTCCACAAAATTGTCGCCACCGGCTGCTGCCGGGCGATGGCCGATCTGTCTGAATTGCCGCTCGACTATGCGAGATTTGGCCTCGTCGTGCCCACCGCCTCGATCAAAACTCAACGCGATCTGATGCGCCGCTTGCTAATGGCCTTCACCGAAGGCATTTACGTTTTCAAGACCAAACCCAAACTGGCCATGGCGATCATCGAAGAAAACGGCATCAAGGATCAAAATATCGTCAAAGAGCTCTACGACCGCATCTCCAAAAGTCTGCGCGAGTTTCCCGTGCCAGAGGAAAAAGGCGTGCAAGGCGCCCTCGATTCGCTCACCCATCCCAACGCCAAGACCGCTAAACCTGCGAGCCTGATGGACACCAGCTTGATGGATGAGATCCGTAAATCCGGCTTTATCGACAAGCTCTACGGGCGGGCGCCGCGGAACGAGAAATAGTCTTTTCGATTCCGTGAAAACATGAACGGATTCTTACCAACAATTTTCAACTTCTGATCCGTTCGCCCTGAGCTCAGTCGAAGGGCTCCGATGAGTTTTTCAGCAGCCCGAGTGAGAGTTCCCAAATTAGCTCGACTGTCGAGGAGGATCATTCATGTTTATTGTCACCAACCGCATTCCCGTCACCCACGGCCACGAGTCCGACTTTGAAGATCGGTTCCGCAACCGGGCCCATCTCATCGACCAATCGCCCGGATTCGTCAAAAACCTTGTGCTTCGCCCAGTCTCACGCCGCTTTAACCATCAGACCGGACAATGGGAAGAAACCAAGGAGCAAGGCTACTACCTCGTGCAAACTTACTGGGAAAGCGAACAAGACTTTTGGAATTGGACAAAGAGCGAATCGTTCCGCATCGCTCACAGCAACCGTCCGGCGGCGGAAATGTTTGCCGGTCCAAACGTCTTAGAAACTCACGAAGTGATTCTTACAACGGACAAGAAGTGATTCTGCTGAAAAACCTAAGAAGGCTTCGACGGGCTCAGCATGAACGGATCTTTGCTAAACGATTTCAACTCCGATTCCGTTCGTCCTGAGCTTGTCGAGGGACTCCGAAGGGTTTTTAGCAGAATC
This region of Deltaproteobacteria bacterium genomic DNA includes:
- a CDS encoding ABC transporter substrate-binding protein, coding for MKRNLALFAGLLLASLPSLAHPQTSLSNVILGHSGSTGSLGNLRRIIEREKLWEKHGLSVKSVYFGSGGVLTQALAGGNIAGSESEVPGMLNLTVSGVLDAKLLTVTINKIEHVFVVRKNIAKNDDLKGKKLAVSRFGSASDTVTRLVLKSWKIDPEKEVILLQSGNTPTRMSALAAGHVDGALVSPESIHKILASACCRILFDLSELPMDYARYGYVFPTAWIKSNRDVLRRLLMAYLEGIAIFRTRPTAAFAALEDDGIKDPAVQKDIYERSLKHVREYPIPEPNGVQNVLESLPHPNAKTSKPAQLIDTSVLEEIRKSGFIDKLYGRPS
- the selA gene encoding L-seryl-tRNA(Sec) selenium transferase → MPEPASNLLRELPSVDRLLKHARCEVLLTRFNREYVTQKCRDVLDDLRAQIRQAKNPAIDDGAVLDRVELIIAADSRPGHIRVINATGTILHTNLGRALLSQPAIEAMTAVAGNFVNLEYDLAAGKRGRREETLQNLLVDLTGAEAATVVNNNAAAVLLGVNTLADKKEVIVSRGELIEIGGAFRIPEIMAKSGTILKEVGATNRTHPADYENAINEKTALLLKVHTSNYKVVGFTAEVSLEEMVAIGKKHNLPVMEDLGSGALIDLSKHGLPKEPLVSERIQMGADVVTFSGDKILGGPQAGLMVGKKQFIERMNKNHLQRALRCGKLTLASLEATLRLYRQAPDITKVIPTLRAFTRPVGEIRAMGEAVLPKLQAVLGGEFRLSLENSTAQIGSGALPTEELPTVAITIEHNKLNATAIAKKFRSANPPIIGRIKDDRFLLDLRTIFEPKNLVPKFS
- the selB gene encoding selenocysteine-specific translation elongation factor, whose translation is MPYIIGTAGHIDHGKTSLIKVLTGTDTDRLKEEKERGISIDLGFAHLDLPDGISAGIVDVPGHERFIKNMLAGAHGIDLVLFTVAADDGVMPQTEEHLDIVHLLGVKMAIFVITKADLVPPARIAEVEEEIDILTLGTTLENSPKVAVSSVTGLGIDELKSRILQILKSGSKAAPSGYFRLPVDRAFVLQGHGVVVTGTALSGEVKVGEQVRCLPGDALFRVRSLQVHNNSMEKAGWGQRVAMNLTGPERASIERGQVICHEKLALTSDRFDAFLEVRPAAAKGIKNHQRVRIHMGAAERLGKIVQLGAKEKAEPKESVYCQITLEEPLLVLRNDHFIVRDETAQRTLGGGTVINPWAQRHRRNEEDLTARLAALHKGDVLQLTESFLNESESFASSVETINQFLNLREEETRQKVEAMKSLRAINAEGEKAFTTAAKWERLKEQLQKTLKEFHATHPLVPGMDMEELRGKLLFDLSAKIFRVVVDTLINEKAIAKEENLLRLASHKVQLGGQEKTLMDKIKKILGEQPLAPPDLKEIEKQAGVPRNRLMEVLRLLERDGSIVRVSSDMYFSASSIEQLRATLKNYLTQKGEISAASFRDLINSSRKYTIPLLEFFDRDGLTIRIGDVRKLKAPAAKPSTH
- a CDS encoding antibiotic biosynthesis monooxygenase — translated: MFIVTNRIPVTHGHESDFEDRFRNRAHLIDQSPGFVKNLVLRPVSRRFNHQTGQWEETKEQGYYLVQTYWESEQDFWNWTKSESFRIAHSNRPAAEMFAGPNVLETHEVILTTDKK
- a CDS encoding UbiD family decarboxylase is translated as MTPSNHDLRAFLNEVDKIGELRRISGIPWDKDMGGLVEMILERSKNPPAMIFDKVPGSRQDMEILCSQIDTLPRLAIAMGTDPKLSLTDFIQAWRRKIRNFEPVPAQFVKEASIFENCIDKNIDLEAFPIPRWHEEDGGRYIGTDDLVITEDPEEHWINAGTYRVMLQGKDAVALYISPGKHGRVQRQKYFDAGKPCPVVMSFGHHPILFLAACTDVPVKMSEFDYAGGVIGEPIQMVKGPLTGLPIPAYSEIAIEGEMVPGENLPEGPFGEWPGYYASATRPEPVVRIKALYHRNHPILCGEPPLRPSAGQGFHRSIQRSALIWNALEDAGVPDVHGVWLHPGAYRFFSILKIKQRYPGHAKQAALIASQCRPGAYLGRYVVVVDDDIDIYNPDDVIWAIGTRSEPENIDILRRCWSGPLDPAIPRERKGFNSRAIIDATRPYEWKDKFPPVNAVSDQLKAELDKKYATLLKDMIR
- a CDS encoding ABC transporter substrate-binding protein → MDKVNFPYRSDTHLPFLHVVHHSGSWAKHGLEVNYDCEITSDDSHKNVANGTIEFVGGNHLSPYIRRPAGDKWVYLGQTVSMLNHRLVVRADSGINKISDLKGKTVATKGKHPGLNTWLFIKQAGLLQDCHVEKAKGSAFHWEEVRDGKADAAFVTPPADILSKRAGLKVIDVPFLPMVWFTTVSSGAGFVEKRPDIVDKMLRGICEGIAYFKNHRAESIKIIKDKYKAEGDMDDETATHLYEDLAKILQAKPYATIPAISNVYEIAIEQDRAAEKCDPMALWDFHYLRRIDDSGFIDNLYRT
- a CDS encoding UbiD family decarboxylase; translated protein: MAFSDLRTFIDGAAKIGELKKIDGAHWDLEIGCLTELMAEQDGPLLLFDNISGYPKGFRIATNVLASARRFALALGLPHDAPKIEILRTWRNKIRDLKGFAPVEVSTGPLTENILEGERVDLEIFPTPKWHEHDGGRYIGTGDMVVIKDPDSGWVNVGTYRSCIVGKDRVTLWIIEQKHGKQIARKYWQKKQPCPMAIVFGCEPATWMAAPSAAKAGVSEYEYAGALRGVPLELFKLPLTGLPVPATSEIVVEGEMPPPEEETHKEGPFGEWPGYYTHSGEECVVRVKRIYHRNDPILLGNPPLLPITERYGIPLFAARIWDHLEQSGVTDVQGVWCHCHTLMVVVSIKQRFGGQAMQALTAIAGMFTGASMYRYYVAVDDDIDPVDLKQVIWAMCTRVDPSESVTVLKSWTSDLDPRLPPEKRERGDFTMGRMLIDACKPFHWREKYALANKFSSEKREEIWEKWAAKLGLK
- a CDS encoding ABC transporter substrate-binding protein, encoding MFRSFRIRVLAVVVTALICANAHAQTNQVVIGYSGTGLTTDLRKLIDRENIWEKHNLSVKSVYFNSGSLMSQAMLGGSITASDSDVPAVMVLTVAGIIDAKLVAVSINRLEHYFVVRKNITKAEDLKGKKVAVSRLGSSSDMVTRMVLKQWKIDPEKEMTFLQAGNTPTRLSALSSGHVDAALIGPDNVHKIVATGCCRAMADLSELPLDYARFGLVVPTASIKTQRDLMRRLLMAFTEGIYVFKTKPKLAMAIIEENGIKDQNIVKELYDRISKSLREFPVPEEKGVQGALDSLTHPNAKTAKPASLMDTSLMDEIRKSGFIDKLYGRAPRNEK
- a CDS encoding DUF433 domain-containing protein — encoded protein: MIAGTSIKVVELVLDHLAYGWSPEELHFQHPHLSMGQIYSALAYYWDHKTVLDDEIERRLARVEAVKTRFTRRGQGTAT